In the genome of Bacillales bacterium, one region contains:
- a CDS encoding EscU/YscU/HrcU family type III secretion system export apparatus switch protein encodes MRKETERKRAVALAYDEKKREAPHVSAKGEGDAAERIIRLAEQHEVPIQEDPSLVAVLSELNINESIPPDLYQVVAEVFAFVYRLEQDFAASKK; translated from the coding sequence ATGAGAAAAGAAACGGAGCGAAAACGGGCGGTCGCACTGGCTTATGATGAAAAGAAACGGGAAGCCCCTCATGTTTCCGCAAAAGGTGAGGGGGATGCAGCGGAACGGATCATTCGGCTCGCCGAGCAGCATGAAGTGCCGATTCAGGAAGATCCTTCGCTCGTCGCGGTTTTATCGGAGTTGAACATCAACGAATCGATTCCGCCCGATTTGTATCAAGTGGTGGCGGAAGTATTCGCCTTTGTCTATCGGTTGGAGCAAGATTTCGCAGCTTCGAAAAAATAA